DNA from Leptospira harrisiae:
CCATGGGATACCACCCGCACGGTGACCGTTCCATCCAAGACGCCCTTTCCCAAATGGCACAAGACTTTGCTTTTGCTAATAACTATCCGCTCGTACATGGAGAAGGAACTTTTGGTGACGTTCTCGATCCGAATGCAATTGCTTCCCCTCGTTATACGGAAGTCAAACTTTCCGACTTTGCGAAAGATTTAGGATTCTTTGAAAGTTTACCGGACATTGATTATGTCAAAAACTACGATGAAACCGAAGATGAACCCATTCATTTTGTAGGAAAAGTTCCAGTTGTACTCTTAAATAACATCCAAGGGATTGCAACGGGGTTTCGTTGTTTCATTCCTGCACATAAACTCAGTGATGTCATCGATTCTCAAGTGACTTATTTAAAAACTGGAAAACCTAAAAAAGTCACTCCATGGTACAAAGGGTACGGTGGAGAAGTGAAGTTGTCCAAAAATGACAACGGTAGCACTGTGATGTCCACTACCTTCGGATTTAAAAAAGAAGATGGAAAATTGTTTCTCGTTGATGCTCCGATGAACTGGAACCGAGAAAAGGTAGTTAACCATCTAGATGATTTGATTGAGAAAAAAGACAATTGGCTAAAAGACTATGTGGATCATTCCAGCCAAACATTTAAAATCGAACTCGTTGCGAAAAAAGGGGAAGAACCTTCTGAAAAAGAAATCAAAGAACTTTTTTCTAAAGAAAACAATGAAGTTTTAACGATCAACGTCATCACTCACGAGGGAAAACTTCGTAACTTTGTCCCTGAAGAAATTATCAAACGATTCTGTGATTTTAGAAAAACTCATCTCATTCGTCGTTTCAAACGACTCGCAGGTCTCGAAAAAGAAAAGATCGATCGAAATTCGGAACTCATTCGTTTTATCAAAGAAAAATGGAACGAAAAAGTAACAGGGATTAAATCTAAAAAAGAATTCGAAGACAAATTGAAAGCAGCGAAGTTCGTTTATTTCGAATGGTTGAGTTCCATTCCTGTGTATCGAATGACTTTGGAAGAAGTTCGTAAATGTGAAGATGCCATTGTAGAAGCAAAAACAAAATACACAGAGTATACGGCATTACAAAAAGATGATAAAAAACTCACCGGTTTTATGACCGATGAACTTGATGAACTGAAGAAAAAATGGGATCCGAAATAAATAGTTATGGCTCAAAAAACTGAAAAAACCTCAGGAAATTCGCGAAATTTTAAGAAATTATCTCACGTAGAACACGTAAGAATGAGGACAGGGATGTGGCTTGGCCAAAACTCTCTTTCCACTTTCGAGCAACATTTTTTTACCAAGGACAGTGCGGGAACGTATGAAGTGTCCCACGAAGAGTTATCTGACATTCCGGCAAAAATTAAATGTTTAGATGAAGCTTGTATGAACTGTGTGGATGAGTACAGAAAAAACTTAAACGACAAATCCATTCCAGAAAAAGACAAGATGAACAAACTCATCGTACAATTGTCTACTGATCGCAAACGAGTGACCATCCAAGACAATGGTCGTGGAATTCCTGCTGACAATGCAGAAGGGGTTTACCTCCATTTGATGTATGGAGAAAACTTTGATGATATTGCAAAGGAAGATCATGTCGCCGGACAAAACGGAGTAGGGATTTCTCTTGTTAGAATGGTGTCCTCTTTTTTCAGAGTAAAAACCATAAATGGTGGGAAAGCTTATAAAAAGATGTTTAGCATTCATGATGATGCTAAAAAAGTCATTCGTAGTTTCAAACTTCAAAAAGAAGATATGGAAAAAGTGTTTTTGTATTTTGATGAACACGGAACTTTTGCTGACTGTCCTCTACTTTCCGCTGACCAAATCAAACAACTGAAAGCTCCTTGTGACAAAACCGGAATGACAGCAGTTGTGGAAACAGCAAAAAAGGAAGACCACGGAACCACGGTTGAATTTGAATTAAACCCTGCTTATTTTAATAACCTAGATACTACTTTTAACATTAATTTGGTGAAACAATACCTGCAAGACATTGCGATGTCAAATCCAGGACTCGAAGTTGTATTCATTCACAAAACGGGAAAAGAAAAGTACAAATTTAAAAAAGGTTTTGATGAGATTTTTAGTAACTCCGAGATGGTTTACTATAAATTAGATTATGCAGATAAAACTTCTGCTTCACAAATCCATATGGAAACCTATGTGGTTTTGGGCCAAAATAAAAACCTAACATGGGTGAACTCCATTTTTTGCCCACAAGGTGGATCTGCCATCGAGTATTTAGAAAACAGACTTTGTGATGAGGTTCGTAAAAAATCACAAATTGTAAGTTTAGAAAAGAAACTCAATACACAATGTACGCGAAACGATGTAAGAAATTGTTTTCATATGTATGTGAACCTTCGTATCCTCAATCCACGTTTTAAATCCCAAGATAAATCTTACCTCATCAATGACTTAAATGAGGACATCCGAAAGTCTGTGGACAAACATCTCGACAAACTTTTGAAAAAAACAGGTCTAATCGAAGAAATTAAGATGGTGATGGAACGTAGGACCCAGCTGAAACAGCTCGAGGACGCGCAGAAAGGCCTCCGTAAGGCGTCTCGAAACAATATCCCTAAGCTGATGCCTCCGACTGGCAAACCAAACGATCCAGGCCGAATTCTATTTGTGGCAGAAGGGGACTCGGCGATTGCGGGTTTACGCCCTGCAAGAAATCCAAAGTTACATGGACTTTTCCCACTTCGGGGAAAACCACTGAACTGTAAAGGGATGTCTCTTGCAAAGGCTATGCAAAACGAAGAAATGAAAAACATCGTTGCCATCGTGGGCCTTCCTCTAGACCAAAAAGTAAAGTCCATTGATGAACTTCACTACGATCGAATTAGTATCATTACCGATGCAGATTTTGATGGATATGCCATTCGGTCACTCATGTTGTCTTTTTTCTATGAGTATTGGCCCGAACTTTTTGATTTGGGTTTTATCAATATCTCTGCTGCTCCACTTTACGAAGTGGATGTGAAGTGGAAAGATGCAAAAAAAGAAACTGTATTTTGTATTGATGATTCCGACTACGACAAGTTAGTTGTTCGTGTTAATAAACAAGGTGCCGAAATTACTCGTAAAAAACGAAATAAGGGACTTGGGGAAACAGGAAAAGAGGCAATGAAATATGCCGTCGACCATTGTATGACCACCATTACAGTGGGAAACAAAAAGACTGCAAAAAATACACAAGACCTTTGGTTCCACAAAGACTATGCGGAAAAACGTAGGGAAGCAATTTCTGAATACTCAATGAGTGTGATCCAAGACTAATGTTTTTCTTTTAAAACTTTTGCCGACAAACAAAGCCAAACGAAGGGGATTTTTGTAGTTCTTTCCGTTTGGCATAGCGATCACTCCTCATTCCATAGGTCTTAAGGGTTTTCCAATTTATAAGCTTGCCTTCGATTTCTGATTCGTAATTTTTAGGGGATGAATCCTGGGTCTCCTAAAAAAGTTAAGCCTTCAACAAAGTCTTTATCTAAGACCAAATCAAAAGAAAAGGAAGAATCGATTCTACCTTTTCATCCACTGCCTTTATTTTTTCCAATCCCCGTTTCTTTAAATCGTAAATCAAAATCCTTTTTCTTAATTTTAAATATTTTTATTTTTTTTCAATGTTCTTCTCTACAAGAAAAACCCAATGCAGTTTATCACAAAAACTTATCCGCAACAGAAAAAGTGGTTTCATCTAAAATAGAAGAATTGCAGAAATCCGGAATCAAATCCTTATCATTCATGTATATGTTAGGTGATGGTGTAGTCCATTCTGGAACTTTGGGAATAAACAATAAAGACCAGATACATAGGTTTAAAATTGGAAGTATCACCAAACTTTTTACAGGAATTGCACTTTTGCAATTACAAGAGAGAGGTAAACTTCGATTAGATGATCCGGTATCCAAATACTT
Protein-coding regions in this window:
- a CDS encoding DNA gyrase subunit A; the protein is MKNEEQYPKRPFEDQVNDDQRKYSRYVCDSRAIPQEIDGLKPVQRRILWAMWNSDARNRHTKTVKVAGLAMGYHPHGDRSIQDALSQMAQDFAFANNYPLVHGEGTFGDVLDPNAIASPRYTEVKLSDFAKDLGFFESLPDIDYVKNYDETEDEPIHFVGKVPVVLLNNIQGIATGFRCFIPAHKLSDVIDSQVTYLKTGKPKKVTPWYKGYGGEVKLSKNDNGSTVMSTTFGFKKEDGKLFLVDAPMNWNREKVVNHLDDLIEKKDNWLKDYVDHSSQTFKIELVAKKGEEPSEKEIKELFSKENNEVLTINVITHEGKLRNFVPEEIIKRFCDFRKTHLIRRFKRLAGLEKEKIDRNSELIRFIKEKWNEKVTGIKSKKEFEDKLKAAKFVYFEWLSSIPVYRMTLEEVRKCEDAIVEAKTKYTEYTALQKDDKKLTGFMTDELDELKKKWDPK
- a CDS encoding toprim domain-containing protein; the encoded protein is MAQKTEKTSGNSRNFKKLSHVEHVRMRTGMWLGQNSLSTFEQHFFTKDSAGTYEVSHEELSDIPAKIKCLDEACMNCVDEYRKNLNDKSIPEKDKMNKLIVQLSTDRKRVTIQDNGRGIPADNAEGVYLHLMYGENFDDIAKEDHVAGQNGVGISLVRMVSSFFRVKTINGGKAYKKMFSIHDDAKKVIRSFKLQKEDMEKVFLYFDEHGTFADCPLLSADQIKQLKAPCDKTGMTAVVETAKKEDHGTTVEFELNPAYFNNLDTTFNINLVKQYLQDIAMSNPGLEVVFIHKTGKEKYKFKKGFDEIFSNSEMVYYKLDYADKTSASQIHMETYVVLGQNKNLTWVNSIFCPQGGSAIEYLENRLCDEVRKKSQIVSLEKKLNTQCTRNDVRNCFHMYVNLRILNPRFKSQDKSYLINDLNEDIRKSVDKHLDKLLKKTGLIEEIKMVMERRTQLKQLEDAQKGLRKASRNNIPKLMPPTGKPNDPGRILFVAEGDSAIAGLRPARNPKLHGLFPLRGKPLNCKGMSLAKAMQNEEMKNIVAIVGLPLDQKVKSIDELHYDRISIITDADFDGYAIRSLMLSFFYEYWPELFDLGFINISAAPLYEVDVKWKDAKKETVFCIDDSDYDKLVVRVNKQGAEITRKKRNKGLGETGKEAMKYAVDHCMTTITVGNKKTAKNTQDLWFHKDYAEKRREAISEYSMSVIQD